From a region of the Drosophila virilis strain 15010-1051.87 chromosome 3, Dvir_AGI_RSII-ME, whole genome shotgun sequence genome:
- the LOC6622590 gene encoding uncharacterized protein isoform X1, which translates to MKLLIISCLLLACGLCRASVIPASTGVAAIQGPALVPVAGSHQFVARNYNGFYVPTTAAAWPAWTPYPNTYYKYSGGYPTYSYASSSYPYGYYPSYNYGYGYKSVCS; encoded by the exons ATGAAGCTG CTTATCAtcagctgcctgctgctggcctGCGGACTGTGCCGGGCCAGCGTTATACCTGCCAGCACCGGAGTAGCCGCCATTCAAGGGCCCGCCCTGGTGCCTGTGGCTGGGAGTCATCAGTTTGTAGCCCGAAACTACAATGGCTTCTATGTGCCGACGACGGCTGCAGCTTGGCCAGCTTGGACGCCTTATCCCAACACCTACTACAAATACAGTGGGGGTTATCCCACCTACAGCTATGCTAGCTCCAGCTATCCTTATGGCTACTATCCCAGCTATAACTATGGCTATGGCTATAAGAGTGTCTG CTCATAA
- the PGRP-SB1 gene encoding peptidoglycan-recognition protein SB1 produces MNTAAFRFLAIAALCAFALPATTQALTIEPRSSWGAANARSPSRVNGAVEYVIIHHSDNPNGCTTSQQCQRLIKNIQSDHKGRRSFSDIGYNFIVAGDGKVYEGRGFGLQGSHAPGYNRKSIGIVFLGNFESSAPSAQMLQNAKDLIELAKQGGHLKNDYTLLGHRQTKATACPGTALYNEIKTWPHWKQI; encoded by the exons ATGAACACAGCAGCATTCAGGTTTCTGGCGATTGCAGCGCTTTGCGCCTTTG CGCTGCCCGCTACGACGCAAGCTTTGACCATTGAACCCCGCAGCAGTTGGGGTGCTGCGAATGCCCGGTCTCCCTCACGTGTGAACGGCGCTGTGGAATATGTGATCATCCACCACTCGGATAATCCCAATGGATGCACGACGTCGCAGCAGTGCCAGCGCCTGATTAAGAACATACAGTCGGATCACAAGGGCAGACGCAGTTTCAGCGACATTGGCTACAATTTCATTGTAGCCGGCGATGGCAAGGTGTACGAGGGTCGCGGCTTTGGACTGCAGGGCTCCCATGCGCCCGGCTACAATCGCAAGAGCATTGGCATCGTATTTCTGGGCAACTTTGAGAGCAGCGCGCCCTCGGCACAGATGCTGCAGAACGCCAAGGATTTGATCGAACTGGCCAAACAGGGTGGCCACCTAAAGAACGACTATACTCTGCTGGGCCATCGACAGACCAAGGCAACCGCCTGCCCCGGCACGGCGCTCTACAACGAGATCAAGACCTGGCCGCACTGGAAACAGATTTAA
- the Dab gene encoding protein disabled, with product MVKSLVSKLQASSNLSLAQTFGLGGASGPEETNYAKHRNDPGRFFGDGVQFKAKLIGILEVGEARGDRMCQEALQDLKMAIRAAGEHKQRIIIHVTIDGLRLRDEKTSDSLYHHPVHKISFIAQDMTDSRAFGYIFGSPDSGHRFFGIKTDKAASQVVLAMRDLFQVVFELKKKEIEMARQQIQGKSLHDHASQLATLSALKAGHGELASGSSSSAAAAHASNLSMLGAGSSNGVGLTRLGVNLDVNKATGGAAKEISPESVADLVDLEQELTSLQRGISQMERITPNEPATSQAGAGLTKSASDDDPFGDSFIYVPSYNILPPPPDSGRTRHKQSSKTPESTALDTLLSPVPGASSSPANMQQDDDDGWLHELQQQNDVFDTTKVTVTPTPMSAAAVLGSLPMAPLATRESSATPTQQISEICAAPATTTTTTAAAAGNEVGLSGALTSLTTVAAAPQAEAEGATTTAAGAGAGAGAAVMSDAFTDLDPLGIGRTRPYVDKKYFFQELKNPPKKLLKELGSSQGDNFDDFLGARDASLFEETNATATTTTAAAAAETTNTASEPSTSTNAVEEDANPVLLPRDTDPFSPTRKKSDPDPFQDGDLFAKLDAFEFDVPQPTVSTAPAASVFNGPLQVQLPPEQQQQQQQQQQSDGWQADISRLEPAPVSSVRHRPTPVASVVNVGGPLDVISSISNKKMPHLFRQARFSKRGDSSGGVGSSVNMRRLQESDSLSENEAAPEPPPRPDSTPYAEPPPLPPKKQFSDLVIRPTPAAPPVGRYEYLNHASNQLRRSADAPPIPLPSRRVGRSDGCFPGPGRPRKPGHTDDDYLAPLGGTPPPLLPPPTQSGSSRARPQRQASLGRPQDIYENKAEILQAAQAAQAQAQKESAALAPDITLTQLLTLGMDELALKLNVPASKLSTMTLVQLTAYLSEYLQLSGDQTQPKSRASPAPAVAVGSSASAVFKVNFDQQTSFVAKFDDTFGEDVGQDAFVANFANFNEAPALSAPAVPPADRYAVFREIIDQELQQQQQETDLMGDLTPPPVDEAQQEQLQQQQQQPLAQLEIDVAELEMEPAPPKIDTKITEVVAQAKDRYAALRDIILVENLFDKPPPASAAAAVAEKDLLQDLFSDEFNEDQDIRQIMDSSHDRRGLVDSRGLPAEPSSSALTVADDDDDDDDEDVGGESSMDSNEKDAEPVSAQDQYEKLSTSAEKPEFKSEEQLPPKQDNKFLTVVSAPSCAGRDDIEIDELMQRAISNLSLDSRDRISPATSSAAPSRGPAHNLHTPSQFNDVSTSPIPLQKSPAPPLNQAAGVSPVASQLSAVSQLIDTATKQMQSERDRDKPSWATFDSPKVAIGPGAGKGKARLTLPPPPASNTSQQDTAESPCSSDPRDDAGGWSKQQQQRRWAKKERQQTSSSSRDLSPWDDETPDYLKQQRRGLPPPTQLPPHSHAHGYYMRHARRLNSCDEDYDYDAEFCARRDREQTQRKFKHGLSRSRDNFELDSPSWYHHPAHHTWSPQEIEQGVRARSFERSAYERSSYGPPAPMYDKRGQPLPRERERERSKYREREYREYARPGYDFDYENVYEERRSPMGLGYKTRPDYLYERDRDRDRERERDRERKSFDRESVESFESSTRRRRSFGSGGDAYGSLDSRDDYRERDRELKTRSLRKPATSSAKLRVAGDIDYEQDSEQDFQRQRSLQRPSQLGGDVVPGAPQRLRKSSGSSPWDGEEPTLPGQKSWKRPASAAETERRLAESRRAAALAQTPSDGEKDRRFRKKARARSTKDLATVGARYGSGRGVQRDNYDYISCQRNDNDDDDDDDEDYVDDEPPTDEDKFERLNRRRHEMHQRMLESERRQQERHAPALAKLPGQNRTRGTAGGGGVNSDYGFVDSYEQTPTPRSNASSTAVMMSGGESSAGVGGVGGGTKFNFDDGFESDFNQSSPPPAPAGTASSCNSTPAGLISASSTLGSKSLFRFSNDFSEREKLQQQQQRESNFELEAAPSSTPPITQKLRFDDNVKVSQFDDAAFEDDFAKASFDFDKEQSSPAAPSASSRKQNMRSSRLQQRQELIKKSESVNIFAKKQEDPFEDDEFFKSPDEPVLPGQEDDANSADANKFQWNEDNNFAKFDENM from the exons ATGGTCAAGTCGCTTGTCTCCAAGCTCCAAGCATCCTCGAATCTATCGTTGGCCCAAACCTTCGGCCTTGGCGGCGCTAGCGGCCCGGAGGAGACGAATTACGCAAaac ATCGCAATGATCCCGGTCGGTTCTTTGGGGATGGCGTCCAGTTCAAGGCCAAGCTGATTGGCATTCTGGAGGTGGGCGAGGCGCGCGGCGATCGCATGTGCCAGGAGGCGCTGCAGGATCTGAAGATGGCGATACGCGCCGCCGGCGAGCACAAGCAGCGCATCATCATCCATGTGACCATCGATGGGTTGCGGCTGCGCGACGAGAAGACCAGCGACTCGCTCTACCATCATCCCGTGCACAAGATCTCGTTTATAGCGCAGGATATGACGGATTCGCGTGCGTTTGGCTATATATTTGGATCGCCGGACAGCGGTCATCGGTTCTTTGGCATCAAGACGGACAAGGCGGCCAGCCAGGTGGTGCTGGCCATGCGCGATCTCTTCCAGGTCGTCTTCGAGCTGAAGAAAAAGGAGATCGAAATGGCGCGCCAGCAGATCCAAGGCAAATCCCTGCACGATCATGCCAGCCAGCTGGCCACCCTGTCCGCGCTGAAGGCTGGCCACGGCGAGCTCGCctccggcagcagcagctctgcGGCGGCAGCGCATGCTTCCAATCTCAGCATGCTGGGCGCCGGCTCCTCGAACGGCGTCGGCCTCACTCGACTCGGTGTCAATCTCGACGTGAACAAGGCAACGGGCGGTGCGGCCAAGGAG ATCTCGCCGGAATCCGTGGCGGACCTGGTTGATCTGGAGCAGGAGCTGACCTCGCTGCAGCGTGGCATCAGCCAAATGGAGCGCATTACGCCCAACGAGCCAGCCACATCCCAGGCAGGCGCCGGGCTGACCAAGTCGGCCAGCGACGATGATCCCTTCGGCGACTCCTTCATCTATGTGCCCTCGTACAACATCTTGCCGCCGCCACCCGACTCCGGACGCACACGCCACAAGCAGTCCAGCAAGACGCCGGAGAGCACAGCTCTGGACACGCTGCTCTCGCCGGTGCCTGGCGCCAGCAGCTCGCCGGCCAACATGCAACAGGATGACGATGATGGCTGGCTGCacgagctgcagcagcagaacgaTGTCTTTGACACCACCAAGGTGACGGtcacgcccacgcccatgTCGGCGGCAGCCGTGCTGGGTAGCCTGCCGATGGCGCCGCTGGCGACCAGAGAATCATCGGCAACGCCCACGCAACAAATCAGCGAAATCTGCGCAGCGCccgcaacgacaacaacaacaacagcagcagccgccggcAACGAAGTGGGGTTAAGTGGGGCTCTGACCAGCCTGACAACGGTTGCAGCTGCACCACAAGCAGAGGCAGAAGGGGcgacgacaacagcagcgggagcgggagcgggagcgggagcaGCGGTCATGTCGG ATGCGTTTACGGATCTGGATCCGCTGGGCATTGGGCGCACCAGGCCCTATGTCGATAAGAAATACTTCTTCCAAGAACTCAAGAATCCGCCCAAGAAGCTGCTCAAGGAGCTCGGCTCCAGTCAGGGCGATAACTTTGATGATTTTCTCGGTGCCCGCGATGCTTCCCTCTTTGAGGAGACcaacgcaacagcaacaacaacaacagcagcagcagcagcagaaactaCTAACACAGCATCAG AGCCCAGCACGAGCACGAATGCCGTCGAGGAGGATGCTAATCCCGTGCTGCTGCCACGCGACACGGATCCGTTTTCGCCGACGCGCAAGAAGAGCGATCCGGATCCCTTCCAGGATGGCGATCTCTTTGCCAAGCTGGACGCCTTCGAGTTCGATGTGCCACAGCCCACGGTCAGCACAGCTCCAGCTGCCAGTGTCTTCAATGGTCCACTCCAGGTGCAGCTGCCtccggagcagcagcagcaacaacagcagcaacagcagtcgGACGGCTGGCAGGCGGACATCTCGCGCCTTGAACCGGCGCCCGTGAGCAGTGTGCGTCATCGTCCCACGCCCGTGGCCAGCGTGGTCAATGTGGGCGGTCCGCTGGACGTCATCTCGAGCATTAGCAACAAGAAGATGCCGCATTTGTTTAGGCAAGCGCGCTTCTCCAAGCGCGGTGACTCCTCCGGCGGCGTCGGCTCCAGCGTCAATATGCGCCGCCTGCAGGAAAGCGACTCGCTCAGCGAGAACGAGGCGGCACCGGAGCCGCCGCCACGACCCGACTCCACCCCCTATGCcgagccgccgccgctgccgcccaaGAAGCAGTTCAGCGATCTGGTCATCAGGCCCACGCCCGCAGCGCCACCTGTTGGCCGCTACGAGTACTTGAACCATGCTAGCAATCAGCTGCGACGCAGTGCCGACGCGCCGCCCATCCCGTTGCCCTCGCGTCGCGTGGGCCGCTCCGACGGCTGCTTTCCGGGCCCGGGACGACCGCGCAAGCCCGGTCACACGGATGACGACTATCTGGCGCCCTTGGGCGGCACACCGCCGccgctgttgccgccgccCACGCAGAGCGGCAGCAGTCGAGCGCGTCCGCAGCGGCAGGCGTCGCTCGGCCGGCCACAGGACATTTACGAGAACAAGGCCGAGATTCTGCAGGCGGCTCAGGCCgcccaggcacaggcacagaaGGAGTCAGCCGCTTTGGCGCCGGACATTACGCTAACGCAGCTGCTCACGCTGGGCATGGACGAGCTGGCGCTGAAGCTGAACGTGCCCGCCAGCAAGCTGAGCACCATGACGCTCGTCCAGCTGACGGCCTATCTATCCGAATATCTGCAGCTGAGCGGCGACCAAACGCAGCCCAAATCCCGTGCGAGTCCGGCTCCAGCCGTCGCCGTCGGCTCGTCGGCCTCGGCGGTGTTCAAGGTGAACTTTGATCAGCAGACTTCGTTCGTGGCCAAGTTCGACGATACGTTCGGTGAGGATGTGGGCCAGGATGCGTTTGTGGCCAACTTTGCCAACTTCAATGAGGCGCCCGCACTCTCCGCGCCCGCTGTGCCGCCCGCGGATCGTTACGCCGTCTTCCGCGAGATCATCGAtcaggagctgcagcagcagcagcaggagacaGACCTCATGGGTGATCTAACGCCACCGCCCGTGGACGAAGcgcaacaggagcaattgcagcagcagcagcagcagccgttggCACAGCTGGAGATTGATGTGGCCGAGCTGGAGATGGAGCCGGCACCGCCCAAGATAGACACCAAGATCACCGAGGTAGTCGCCCAGGCCAAGGATCGCTATGCGGCGCTGCGCGACATTATTCTAGTGGAGAATCTCTTTGACAAGCCGCCGCCGGCGAGCGCCGCAGCTGCGGTTGCCGAGAAGGATCTGTTGCAAGATCTGTTCAGTGATGAGTTCAACGAGGATCAGGACATACGCCAGATCATGGACAGCAGCCACGACAGACGCGGCCTCGTCGACAGCCGCGGCCTGCCCGCCGAGCCATCGTCCTCGGCCCTGACCGTTGccgatgatgacgacgacgacgatgacgaggaTGTGGGCGGGGAGAGCAGCATGGACAGCAACGAGAAGGATGCGGAGCCTGTCAGCGCACAGGATCAGTACGAGAAACTGTCCACCAGCGCCGAGAAGCCCGAGTTCAAGTCGGAGGAGCAGCTGCCGCCCAAGCAGGACAACAAGTTCCTCACCGTCGTCAGCGCGCCAAGCTGTGCCGGCAGAGATGACATCGAAATCGACGAGCTAATGCAGCGCGCCATCTCGAATCTGTCGCTGGACTCGCGCGATCGCATTTCCCCGGCCACATCCTCGGCGGCGCCATCGCGCGGCCCCGCGCACAATCTGCACACGCCCTCGCAGTTCAACGATGTGAGCACCTCGCCCATTCCGCTCCAGAAATCGCCGGCACCACCGCTTAATCAGGCGGCGGGTGTCTCGCCCGTGGCCTCGCAGCTGTCCGCCGTATCGCAGCTAATTGACACGGCCACCAAGCAGATGCAGAGCGAACGCGACCGGGACAAGCCGTCGTGGGCCACCTTTGACTCGCCGAAGGTGGCAATCGGGCCGGGCGCTGGCAAGGGCAAGGCACGTCTcacgctgccgccgccgcccgccTCGAATACATCACAGCAGGACACCGCGGAGTCGCCGTGCAGCTCCGATCCGCGCGACGATGCCGGCGGCTGgtccaagcagcagcagcagcgccgctGGGCCAAAAAGGAGCGCCAGCAgacctcctcctcctcgcgTGACCTCAGTCCCTGGGACGACGAGACGCCCGACTATCTCAAGCAGCAGCGCCGCGGCCTGCCGCCGCCCACGCAGCTGCCACCGCATTCGCATGCCCACGGCTACTACATGCGCCACGCCCGACGCCTCAACTCCTGCGACGAGGATTACGA TTACGACGCCGAGTTCTGCGCTCGCCGAGATCGGGAACAGACGCAGCGCAAATTCAAGCACGGACTCTCACGCAGCAGGGACAACTTTGAACTGG ACTCGCCCAGCTGGTACCATCATCCGGCACATCACACCTGGTCGCCGCAGGAGATCGAGCAGGGCGTGCGCGCGCGTTCCTTTGAGCGCAGCGCCTACGAGCGCTCCAGCTACGGCCCGCCGGCGCCCATGTACGACAAGCGCGGCCAGCCGCTGCCACGGGAGCGGGAGCGCGAACGCTCCAAGTATCGGGAGCGCGAGTACAGGGAGTATGCGCGTCCGGGCTACGACTTTGACTACGAGAACGTCTATGAGGAGCGACGCTCGCCCATGGGACTGGGCTATAAAACGCGGCCAGACTATCTATACGAGCgggacagggacagggacagaGAGAGGGAACGGGACCGGGAGCGCAAGTCATTCGATCGCGAGAGCGTCGAGTCCTTCGAGAGCTCGACACGACGGCGACGCAGCTTTGGCAGCGGCGGCGATGCCTACGGCAGCCTGGACAGCCGCGACGACTATCGCGAACGGGATCGGGAGCTAAAGACACGATCGCTGCGCAAACCGGCCACGTCGTCCGCTAAGCTGCGCGTCGCCGGCGACATTGACTACGAACAGGACTCGGAGCAGGACTTTCAAAGGCAGCGCAGCCTGCAGCGACCCAGCCAGCTGGGAGGCGACGTGGTGCCAGGCGCACCACAACGCTTGCGCAAGAGCAGCGGCTCCAGTCCCTGGGATGGTGAGG AGCCCACGCTGCCTGGCCAGAAGTCCTGGAAGCGTCCAGCAAGCGCTGCGGAAACGGAGCGTCGCCTGGCCGAGAGCCGACGTGCCGCGGCGCTGGCGCAGACGCCGTCCGATGGCGAGAAGGATCGCAG ATTTCGCAAGAAGGCGCGCGCACGCAGCACCAAGGATCTGGCCACCGTGGGCGCACGATATggcagtgggcgtggcgtGCAACGCGACAATTACGACTACATCAGTTGCCAGCGCAACGAtaacgatgacgacgacgacgacgacgaggactATGTGGACGATGAGCCGCCCACAGACGAGGATAAATTTGAGCGTCTGAATCGACGTCGCCACGAGATGCATCAGCGCATGCTGGAGAGCGAGCGTCGGCAGCAGGAGCGGCACGCGCCCGCCCTGGCCAAGCTGCCTGGACAGAATCGGACACGCGGCAcagccggcggcggcggcgtcaaTAGCGACTATGGCTTCGTGGACAGCTATGAGCAAACGCCCACGCCCCGATCGAATGCCAGCAGCACTGCTGTCATGATGAGCGGCGGCGAATCCTCTGCTGGCGTTGGCGGCGTCGGTGGTGGCaccaaattcaatttcgaCGATGGCTTCGAATCGGACTTCAATCAGAGCTCGCCACCGCCAGCGCCCGCTGGCACCGCGTCCAGCTGCAATTCCACGCCCGCTGGACTCATCTCGGCCAGCAGCACGCTCGGCTCCAAATCGCTGTTTCGCTTCTCCAATGACTTCTCGGAGCGCGagaagctgcagcaacagcagcagcgggagaGCAACTTCGAGCTGGAGGCGGCGCCCAGCTCGACGCCGCCAATAACACAGAAGCTGCGTTTTGACGATAACGTGAAGGTGTCGCAGTTCGATGATGCCGCTTTCGAGGATGACTTTGCCAAGGCCTCCTTCGACTTTGACAAGGAGCAGTCGTCGCCGGCAGCGCCCTCTGCCTCGAGCCGGAAGCAGAACATGCGCAGCAGCAGGCTGCAGCAGCGTCAGGAGCTGATCAAGAAATCGGAATCAGTGAATATATTCGCTAAAAAGCAGGAGGATCCCTTCGAGGATGACGAATTCTTTAAGTCACCCGACGAACCGGTGTTGCCCGGCCAAGAGGACGACGCCAACAGCGCGGATGCCAACAAGTTCCAGTGGAACGAGGACAACAACTTTGCCAAGTTCGATGAAAACATGTGA
- the LOC6622590 gene encoding uncharacterized protein isoform X2, producing MKLLIISCLLLACGLCRASVIPASTGVAAIQGPALVPVAGSHQFVARNYNGFYVPTTAAAWPAWTPYPNTYYKYSGGYPTYSYASSSYPYGYYPSYNYGYGYKSV from the exons ATGAAGCTG CTTATCAtcagctgcctgctgctggcctGCGGACTGTGCCGGGCCAGCGTTATACCTGCCAGCACCGGAGTAGCCGCCATTCAAGGGCCCGCCCTGGTGCCTGTGGCTGGGAGTCATCAGTTTGTAGCCCGAAACTACAATGGCTTCTATGTGCCGACGACGGCTGCAGCTTGGCCAGCTTGGACGCCTTATCCCAACACCTACTACAAATACAGTGGGGGTTATCCCACCTACAGCTATGCTAGCTCCAGCTATCCTTATGGCTACTATCCCAGCTATAACTATGGCTATGGCTATAAGAGTGTCTG A